AAAACAGCCGCTCCACCTGCTGGGGATTGGCATGCCCGGCGGTGTCGGCCAGGCTGATGTTCCTGATCCCGGCCTCCAAATACTTTTTGACCATGTCCAGCACCTTGTCCTCGGGGATTAAGCCGTCGAAGCCGCAGCCGAAGGCCGACTGCACCGAGGCCTGGACCTTCTTGCCGGAATCCATGGCCTTTTTGGCCATGGACAGGATCTGGCCCATGGCCTTGGCCGGGCTCATCCCGGTGTTCTTCTGGCTGTGGGTCTCGCTGGCCGAGACGCCCATGCAGAACATCTCCACTCCGCAGGCCAGCCCCCGCTCGAATCCCTTTTCGTTGAGCACCAGCCCGGACAGGACCGTTTCCGGCCGCTTCTTGCCGTTCTTGGCATAATGTTCGAACAGAGCGTCGGTGTCGGCCATCTGGGGCACCTTCTCCTGGTGGACGAAGGAGCCCACCTGGATGATGTCCAGGCCGGACTCCATCAGGGCGTCAATCCATTTGATCTTGACGTCCATGGGCACCGATTGTTTCTCGATCTGCAGGCCGTCCCTTAAACCTACTTCGTGAATGTATATCTCAGGCATATTTATTAGAAATTATGTTTTATGGTTAGTGTACTACGTTTCCGGTCATTCTCGCGCAGGCGGGAATCCATATAAAATCCTAGATTCCTGCTTCCGCAGGAATGACAACCCGTGAATCGTAGGGGCGATTTGCAAATCGCCCCTACGGCATCATTATAATTTCTTGGCGATGGCCTGGGCCATTTCCAGGGTCTTGGTGCTGCCGCCCATGTCGTAGGTCCGGACCTTGCCCTCCTGGATCACTTCGGCCACGGCCTTCTCGATCTTGTCGGCCTTGGCGGTCTCGCCCAGCCAGGCCAGCATCATCTTGGCGGCCAGGATGGTGGCGATGGGGTTGCACTTGTACTGGCCGGCATACTTGGGGGCCGAACCGTGGGTGGGCTCAAATACCGCCAGCTTTTCTCCGATGTTGCCGGAGCAGCCGAAGCCCAGGCCGCCCACCATCTGGGCGCAAAGGTCGGAGACGATGTCGCCGAACATGTTGGTGGCCACCAGCACCTCGTAGTTCATAGGGTTCTTCAACAGCCACATGCAGATGGCGTCCACGTTGGCGTCGTCGCACTGGATGCCGGGATAATCCTTGGCCACTTCCTTGCCGATCTCCAAAAACAGTCCTTCCGTTGCCCGCACCACGTTGGCCTTGTGGATGATGGTTACTTTCTTGCGGTCGTATTTCTTGGCATATTCGAAGGCCGCCCGGATGATCCGCTCCGAACCCTTGCGGGTGTTGATCTTACAGGTGATGGCGTACTGGTCCAGGGCCACGTCCTTGAAGGCGGCGAAAGGTTTGGAGACCTTCAACAGCACGTCCTTGAGCTCCTGGGGCACCGGGTTGAACTCTACTCCGGAATACAATCCCTCGGTGTTCTCCCGGAACACCACCAGGTCGATCTCGTTCTTGAAATTCAGGGAATTTCCGGGATAGGCCTTGCAGGGCCGCAGACAAGTGTAAAGGTCGAACAGCTGGCGCATCCGGACGATGGGCGAGCGGTAGACCATGCCTTTGCCCTGAAGCTCCGGTGCCAGCTCCTTCTCGGCGGCCTTGACCGGCTTGGAGGTGATGGCGCCGAACATGGCGGCGTCAACTTTGCCCAATAAATCTATTGTCCTCTGGGGGAAGGCATCGCCCTCCTTGCACCAGAACTCCCAGCCGATGTCTCCGTGGATGTACTCGGCATCCAGCTTGACCTTATCCAGCACTATTTTGGCGGCCTCCAAAGCCTCGATCCCGATGCCGTCGCCCGGCAGCCAGGCTATCTTGTACTTGGCCATAATAATGATCTCCTGTAAATTTATGGGTTAAAATGTTTTTACCGTAGAATTTTAATTTTAACTCAAAGGAAACAGCTAAGTCAATAGCAAAAAGGAAAATTGCAAAAAGGAAAATAAATTATCAAACAGTTAATATCATTAAATACCGGAAAGAATGTCTTAGGGAATATGAATTAGATAAAAAACAGACCATAGTTGCGGAGCCCTATAGTTACGCCCGTTACAAGTTATTTGGTAGAATTGCTACAATATACGATAATTATAAGACTAAAAAAGAACCAAAAATTACGAGAATTAAACAAAAAACGCTGAATTGACAATAGGTTTGTTGATAACCTAAATTAGTGCCACCTATTACTAATGGGAGCGTATATTAGTAGACATTCCGGTTTCTTTTAAATCCAATATAATTAGCGTATTTAGCGTGTTTCGGTGGAAAAAAGTCTACTATTATCCGCTCTGATTAGTAACTAAATAACACAGACTCGGTGTCCGTCTTTTTTATTGACTTTACAAATATTAACAGGTAAAATAAAAGGTTAATTGAAATCAAATTAAATTAACCACTTTCCTATAAAAGACACCATGAAGAACATCCCCGAGAAATATGATTTTTCCCTGGTGGAAAAACACTGGATTGAGACCTGGCTTAAGCAGGGAATTTACGACTGGAACCCCTCCATTGAACGCTCCAAGACCTTTGCGGTAGACACTCCGCCGCCCACCGTCTCCGGTTCGCTCCATGTGGGCACGGTCTTCGGCTACACCCAGCAGGACGTGATAGTGCGCCAGCGCCGGATGAAGGGCCTCAACATCTTCTACCCCATGGGCTGGGACGACAACGGCCTGCCCACCGAGCGCCGGGTGCAGAACATGTTCCACGTGCGCTGCAATCCCCATCTGTCTTATCAAAAGAACTTCGTTCCCAAAACAACAATGGTTCGACAGGAGCCAGGCTCAGCAGCCAAAGCAGCTCACCATAAAGAACCGCCCGAAGAGATCAGCCGCGATAATTTCATAGAACTATGCCACCAGGTTACCAAGCAGGACGAGAAGGTTTTCAAGTTACTCTGGCAGCATCTGGGGCTATCCATCGACTGGTCGCTGGAATACGCCACCATCGACGACCACTGCCGTAAAACCTCGCAGCTGTCGTTCCTCAAACTTCTGCAGGACGGCCGGGCCTACACTTCCTTTGCCCCGCATCTGTGGGATGTGGATTTCAAGACCGCGGTCTCCCAGGCCGAGGTGGAGGACAAGGCACTGCCGGGCCATTTCCACAATATCCGGTTCGGGGTAGAGGGTGATTCGACTGGCTCATCACAAGCGGATTCCTTCGTCATAGCCACCACCCGGCCGGAACTGCTGCCGGCCTGTGTGGCCGTGATCGCCCATTCCGATGACGAGCGCTATAAGCCCTATTTCGGCAAGAATGCTATCACTCCATTGTTCCGGGCTAGGGTGCCGATCATAGCCAACGAGAAGGCCGACCCGGAGAAAGGCACCGGCATCCTGATGATCTGCACCTTCGGCGATATGATGGATGTTGAATGGTGGAATAAATACCAATTGCCCCTGCGCCAGGTAATAGGCCACGACGGCCGGATGATGGAGATCAATTTCGGCGCCCCGGGCTGGGCCAGCGCCGACCCGGCCGCGGCCAACAAGTTTTATTCGGAGATAAAAGGCAAGACCGCCAAGCAGGCGCAGGCCAAAATGGTCGAGATGCTCCGAAGTTCCAAAGGTGAGGCTCTGCTGGGGCTGGGAGCGCCCTTGACCGAGGAGCCGAAGCCAATAGAGCATCAGGTGAAGATGTACGAGAAGGGCGAGCGGCCGCTGGAGATCATCCCCACCATGCAGTGGTTCATCAGGATCATGGACCTCAAGGAAGAATTGCTGGAGCAGGGGAGGAAGATCAAATGGCATCCCCGGCACATGCGGATCCGCTACGAGGACTGGGTGGAAGGCCTGAACCAGGACTGGTGCGTCAGCCGCCAGCGCTACTTCGGCGTGCCCATTCCGGTGTGGTATCCGCTGGATGCCGGGGGCAATCCCTTATACCAGAAGCCGATCATGCCGGCCGGGGACCAGCTGCCGATAGATCCCCAGTCGCGCCCGGCGCCGGGCTACGAAGAATCCCAGCGCGACCAGCCCCACGGTTTCACCGCCGACCCCGATGTCCTGGACACCTGGGCCACCAGTTCCATGACCCCGCAGATCGCCAGCCACTGGGCCAAGGACCCGGAGCGTCATAAAAAGACCTTTCCCATGGACATCCGGCCCCAGGGCCCGGAGATAATCCGCACCTGGGCCTTTTACACCATAGTCAAGGCCTACCTGCACGAAAAGCAGATTCCCTGGAATAACGCGCTGATCAACGGCTGGATCATGGATCCCGACCGCAAAAAAATGTCCAAGAGCCAGGGTAACGTGGTGACCCCGGAGCGCCTGCTGCTGCAGTTCTCCTCGGACGGGGTGCGCTACTGGGCGGCCAAGGCCCGGCTGGGGGTGGATACCATGTATGACGAGGCCATGTTTGCCAACGGGAAAAGGCTGACCATCAAGCTGTATAACGCGGTCAAATTTGCGGCCGGGCATATCCTGAAAGCCGATCAGTCAAAATTGGGCCCGGAGGCCGTTACCGCCCCGCTGGATAAAAGCTTCATTGAGCATCTCAAGCAGGTGGTCATAAGATCCGGAAAACACTTCGCGAACTTTGAATACGCCGACGCCCTGCAGGAAACGGAATCGTTCTTCTGGGAAAAATTTTGCGACAATTATCTGGAATTGATCAAGGTCCGGGCCTACCAGGAAGGGGACTCGGCCGGCAAGCTTTCGGCCCTGGCCACGCTGAAATTTACTCTGAACGTCACCTTAAGGTTGTTCGCGCCGTTCATTCCCTATTTTACCGAAGAGGCTTGGAGTTGGATGTTTGCCGCCGATTTCGGGAAAGAAAGATCGGTGCATACTTCCCGCTGGCCCGAGCAGGACGAGTTCGCCGGTATTTCCGGATCACAAACAGGCGACCCCTTCGGCGCGGCTACCGAGGTGCTATCCGCCGTCCGCAAAGTCAAAAGCGAGGCCAAGGTCAGCGTCAAGACGCCGCTGAAATCTCTGAAGATCGCGGGAAGTTCCGAAGATCTGAAGGCACTGAAGTTAGTCTGGAGCGACCTGCTGGGCACGGTGGGCGCGCAGAAGGCCGTGGTTATTGAAGGTCAAGTAGAAAACGGCAAGTTTGAAGTTAAAGCGGAAGTGTAGAATAAAAACGATAAAACATAAAACAAAAATAATATGAAGCTGTTTCCGGTGCGGATAACCAGACTTCATCTCAGAGGAAGCTCGATAGCCCGGCCAGGAGCATGGTGAGGAGAGCGTCCCATCCGGTGGCATTACTGAGCAAGTACCTTTGTGCCAGTGAACTGGCGGCATCAGCAGACGGATCGCTGGCGATCGGCGATCTGTTGCGGGCGAAAATTGAGTTTCGAAAATGCGAAGTCCTGCTTCTGGCTGGCAAGACTCAGAAGGTTGTTGTTACCGGCCAGAAGCTGATCAACGATTTTAAGGGTTTTTTCCTGCCCGAACTGCTCGGCGACCTCTACGGCCTTTTGAGCAACGCCTTTCTGATGCTGAGCGATTACCCCCGCATGGAAGAAGCCGCCCTATCTTCAATAGCCATACAGCTTCAGGCGGGTAACACTGCGGGTATTGCCTCCTGCCGCAATACGCTGGGCGTGATGTACGAGGACACCGGCAGAATGGCATTGGCCCTGGAGCAATACCAGCAAGCCCTGGGGCTTTACGAAAAGCTAAGCGATCAGGCGGGCATCGGCGGCAGCCTGGTTAACATAGGCACGGTGTTGAACGGCCTAAACCGGGCCGGGGACTCCGAGGCAGCCTTCCGCCGTTCGATAGATACCCTGGAACAAAGTATTGACAAGGTCACGCTGGGATTTGCCTACAGTAATTACAGCGTACTGTTGGCCAGGCAGGGGCGGAGGGACGAAATGATGAAATGCCTGGAACGGTCAACCGATATTCAGCGTCAGATCGGCGATAATTACGGTTTGGGGTTCAGCCTTTCCAATATCGCGGGCCAGCAGTTCCGGAGCGGCCAGTGGAGCCGGGCCATCATGACGCTCAACGAAACGATCGCGATGCGGGAGAGCATCGGCGAGCGCCTTTTCCTGGCCGGGAATTATTTTGAACTGGGCCGGCTGCTGATGGAACTGGGCCGGTACGATGAGGCCCGCCTGAAAACGGAGCGCGGGATCACCCTGGGAAACGAGGTCAGCCACCCTGACATATCCGCCGCCGGATGGCTGCAGTTGGCGGAACTGGCGCACCGGCAGGGCAATCATGAACTGATGCGGCTTCATCTGGACCAGGCGGCCGGATGTCTGCCGGCGATGGCTGAAGAGACCAGATATCAACTTATGGAGGCATATTGCCGGCTGGGTCAGGGAGATGCGGCGGGAGCCCGGCAGGTCATAAACCGGATTCAGCAAGAGAACGAAAGCTTGCCGCCGAAAATGGGCGCGGCTTTCTTCCTGCTGAAGGCCCAGTACAAATGCTATATCGACAATACGGATATCTTTAACCGGACAGATTTCGAGCAGGCGGTCATTTCGGCCCGGGAAAGCGCGGAAGAAGGCATCCATGTCCTGGCCGGCGTTTTATTTCATTACGGAGGATGGTTGATATCTACCGGCAGCGAAGCCGGACAGGTTTTATCAGAGGCCGAAGGCATATTCCATCAACTGGGAAACGACTTTTGGCTGGAGCAGGTTGCGGAAATAAGAAGGAAAAGTCTATCAGGTAATTGACAGGCTGAAGAGGGTCTGTCGAAAAGTGGTAGGTTTGAGATTAAAGCGGAACTCTAATATAGAAGGAGTCAAAATGAACAAGGCGTTTCTGACCCTGGTACTCTGTTTGCTTTTTACCGGAGGTGTTTTGGCCGCCGGGAAAAAGACCACCATCTCGGTGATGGACCTGAACACCACTTCCGGACTCTCGCCAAAAGAAGTGGCCCTGCTTACAGATAAACTGCTGAACAGTCTGGTGGAATACCGGGTCTTTGAGGTGGTGGAGCGCTCCAAGCGCGACGAGATCCTTAAAGAACAGGGCTTTCAGATGACCGGGGCCTGCGACCAGACCTCGTGCTTAGTGGAGGTCGGGCAGCTTTTAGGCGCCCAAAAGATGGTCGGCGGGACCATCGGCAAGCTGGGCAACGTCTATGCGGTGGAACTGCGGATGATAGACATCCAGACCGGGGGCATTGACCTTTCTTTCTCCCGCAACTATGGCAAGGTGGCCGATCTGCTGACAGCCATGAAGGAGGCGGCCGAGATTTTCTCCTCCTGGAAGCCGGGGGCCGCCGGCCAGAGCGCCAAACCGGGAGGGATATTTGTGATCACCGAGCCCGACGGAGCCAAAATAATAGTGGACGGAAAAGAACATACCGGCCTGACCCCGAACCTGATATACCCATTGTCCGAGGGGCTGCACCAGCTGTCGCTGGTAAAGGAGGGCTACAGCCTGTTTTCCACCAGCCGGTTAGTCAGCATCGGAAAAGTGGACACGGTAAGCGCGCCGCTGATGAGCCTGGCCGGCAAGCTGAAAATAAAAACCGATCCGGCCGGGGCCAAGGTGTTTCTTAACGATAAATACCAGGGCATTGCTTCCGAGCAGGGCCTTGTCATAGAAGACCTGACTGATTCCCTGTATAAGATAAAGGCCACCAAGTGGGGTTATAAAACATACAATGCGATATTGACCCCCACTCCCGGCCGGGAGACAAAGATAGATGCCAGAATGCCGCTCCGACGCTGGAAAGTAAACTTTTTTTCAGGCGAAATTATGAAGGTCACGTCCCCTAACAGAGTGGATGGTGTCATATATGGGGCCATGACCATCACTGATGACGATTTCAGGAAAATCGGATCCGGGATAACGGGAGGGGTGGGCTTTGCTATCAATAGGAATTTCACCGTGGGGTTGATATATCAGTTCCGGTTCTATCCACTTTATTCCATAGATAAGCACACCTCGTCCTGGGAACCGACCACGGGACGGCATGAGGCCCTGAATATGGGCTTTAGCTCCCATTCGCCGGTCGTCAATTTGACGGTTACGGTGCCCTGGGGACAGTTAGAGCCCTACGGCGAGGTCAGATACGGCGAAGGCAAAGCCAAATGCGATGGGAAATACAACTGCGAGTATCTATCGCGTCCCAACGAGTCCAGCGATTGGACCAGCGACAGCCTAATCACCAAACGAATAGGCAACCCGGATGATTACAAAACACTTCAGGCTGGCGGAGGCTTTCTATACTGGCTGCGGCCGGACCGGGAAGCACTGCGGGTTTATTGTATGTACAGCCGGGACAGCTTCAAAAATATCTCTGTTCCCTGGGGGGAGTCGGTGGATCCGACGGCCTCGGGTCTGCAGTTCGGTTGCGGGATTACGGTCAATTTTTAAGGCGATGTCGGGCTTAAGGCGCTTCAAACCTAAAGCAGAGTTGCATCCATATTTAAGGAGTGGAACATGAAACGGATCGCCATGGTCTTGGTATTTTTGCTGCTGCAAGCCGGGCTGGCTTCCGGGCAGAAAAAGACCGCTCTTTCGGTGATGGACCTGAACATCACCAGCGGCATCACCCAGCAGGAGGCGGTGATGCTGACCGACAAGCTGTTGAACGAACTGGTGCAGATGCGCCGCTTTGAGGTGGTGGAACGTTCCAGGCGCGACGAGATTCTGAAGGAGCAGGGATTTCAGATGACCGGAGCCTGCGACCAGTCCTCGTGCCTGGTGGAGGCCGGCCAGCTGCTGGGTGCCCAGAAGATGGTCGGAGGCACCATCGGCAGGTTCGGGGCGGTCTACGCGGTGGAGCTGCGGATGATAGACATCGGGTCCGGCAAAATAGACCAGGCTTTTTCCCGGAAATACGCCGGCGACGTGTCCAACCTGCTGGATGCCATGCGCGAGGCGGCCGAGATATTTTCATCCTGGAAACCCGGGGCGGCCGGCCAGAGCAGCAAGCCGGGCGGGCTTTTTGTGGTCACCGAGCCCGACGGGGCCAAGATAATAGTGGACGGAAAAGAGCATCCGGGTTTGACCCCGAATCTCGTTTACCCATTGTCCGAGGGGCTGCACCAGGTGTCGCTGGTGAAGGAGGGCTACAGCCTGTTTTCCACCAGCCGGCTGGTGAGCGTCGGAAAAGTGGACACGGTAAGCGCGCCGCTGATGAGCCTGGCCGGCAAGCTGAAAATGAAGACCAATCCGGTTGGGGCCAGGTTGTATCTGAACAACAAATACCAGGGGTTGGTCAATGAACAGGGCATAACCATTGAGGATCTGACGGACTCCCTGTATCAGATAAAGGCCGCCAAATGGGGATATCACAGCCACCGGGCGGCCTTCTCGCCAAACCCGGGCCGGGAGACCAAAATCGATGCCCGCCTGTTTCCGATGCGCTGGACCTTCACGGTATCCTCGGGCGGCGTGATAGGGACATCTCCCGGGAAAACCCCCTCCCCGGGGCAGGATATAACCGATGCTGATTTCGGATGCCTGGGACCGGCCTTTATGGCCGGGCTGGGATATAACATCAGCCGGCACCTGTCGGTCAGCCTGATGTATCAGTTCCGATTCTCTAATTATGCCGTGGATAAAGATATTAACCTGTGGCGCGATACCGCGCAAATAATTAGATCGGTGGACGCTGACATAGCGACGCATTCCGCGCTGGTCGGGGTGTCAGCCGCCGTGGCCTGGGGGCGGTTCGAGCCGTATGGCGAGGCAAGGATCGGGGTCGGCCGGGCGGCGGCCAGGCAAACCTATGCCGACGAGTATTTATCCCTGCAGGCTTCGGTCATGACCAGGGACAGCATCATCAGCAAGGCATACGACGATGCGGCGGGATACATTAATTATCAGGCCGGTGGCGGAATCAAGCTGTGGTTGTCACAGCGGTCGGCAGTGCAGGTAAATTGCCTGTACAATTCAGAGGCGCTGGGGGGATACCCCAACCATTTCTACGATCCGGCCCAAGAGGTGGATCTGAAAGCATCTGGCCTGATGGTTAGCATGGGGCACGTGCTGCATTTTTAAGTTGATAGGCAACTAAAAAGCCCCGATGAGATCCTCATCGGGGCTTGTGCTTGTTTTTGAATTGTCAATGTGGTATCTTTAAGGCATGTCTAAGAACTGCAGGAAATACACCAGCGAACAGGACTGGCTGAATGCCGTCTGGCATATCCGGATGGAAAGGCTTTCCATCGCCAATCTTTTGGGTAACCGGCCGCTGGAGCGCAGCGAACTGGAATTTTTGGAGGCTTGGTCAAAACATTCGGACATAGAGGACCGGCGTCTTCATCTGTTGGAATCCCGGCTCCGCTATTTGCTGGATACCGGAGAGATCAGCGCCGCCGAAATTGAAGCCGACCGGATGGTGGACCGGGTCAAAGACACCGATAAAAAGTCCTTCATCCGCCGGGCTCACGGGTGGAGGGCGGTGGTTTACCGGGAACAGAGCCGGTATCCGAAGGCCATCGCCGATTTTGAAATGTCCGAAGGCTGCGCCGAGAACGAACTGCAGCTGATGG
This portion of the candidate division TA06 bacterium genome encodes:
- a CDS encoding isocitrate/isopropylmalate dehydrogenase family protein; its protein translation is MAKYKIAWLPGDGIGIEALEAAKIVLDKVKLDAEYIHGDIGWEFWCKEGDAFPQRTIDLLGKVDAAMFGAITSKPVKAAEKELAPELQGKGMVYRSPIVRMRQLFDLYTCLRPCKAYPGNSLNFKNEIDLVVFRENTEGLYSGVEFNPVPQELKDVLLKVSKPFAAFKDVALDQYAITCKINTRKGSERIIRAAFEYAKKYDRKKVTIIHKANVVRATEGLFLEIGKEVAKDYPGIQCDDANVDAICMWLLKNPMNYEVLVATNMFGDIVSDLCAQMVGGLGFGCSGNIGEKLAVFEPTHGSAPKYAGQYKCNPIATILAAKMMLAWLGETAKADKIEKAVAEVIQEGKVRTYDMGGSTKTLEMAQAIAKKL
- the valS gene encoding valine--tRNA ligase; amino-acid sequence: MKNIPEKYDFSLVEKHWIETWLKQGIYDWNPSIERSKTFAVDTPPPTVSGSLHVGTVFGYTQQDVIVRQRRMKGLNIFYPMGWDDNGLPTERRVQNMFHVRCNPHLSYQKNFVPKTTMVRQEPGSAAKAAHHKEPPEEISRDNFIELCHQVTKQDEKVFKLLWQHLGLSIDWSLEYATIDDHCRKTSQLSFLKLLQDGRAYTSFAPHLWDVDFKTAVSQAEVEDKALPGHFHNIRFGVEGDSTGSSQADSFVIATTRPELLPACVAVIAHSDDERYKPYFGKNAITPLFRARVPIIANEKADPEKGTGILMICTFGDMMDVEWWNKYQLPLRQVIGHDGRMMEINFGAPGWASADPAAANKFYSEIKGKTAKQAQAKMVEMLRSSKGEALLGLGAPLTEEPKPIEHQVKMYEKGERPLEIIPTMQWFIRIMDLKEELLEQGRKIKWHPRHMRIRYEDWVEGLNQDWCVSRQRYFGVPIPVWYPLDAGGNPLYQKPIMPAGDQLPIDPQSRPAPGYEESQRDQPHGFTADPDVLDTWATSSMTPQIASHWAKDPERHKKTFPMDIRPQGPEIIRTWAFYTIVKAYLHEKQIPWNNALINGWIMDPDRKKMSKSQGNVVTPERLLLQFSSDGVRYWAAKARLGVDTMYDEAMFANGKRLTIKLYNAVKFAAGHILKADQSKLGPEAVTAPLDKSFIEHLKQVVIRSGKHFANFEYADALQETESFFWEKFCDNYLELIKVRAYQEGDSAGKLSALATLKFTLNVTLRLFAPFIPYFTEEAWSWMFAADFGKERSVHTSRWPEQDEFAGISGSQTGDPFGAATEVLSAVRKVKSEAKVSVKTPLKSLKIAGSSEDLKALKLVWSDLLGTVGAQKAVVIEGQVENGKFEVKAEV
- a CDS encoding tetratricopeptide repeat protein; this translates as MVRRASHPVALLSKYLCASELAASADGSLAIGDLLRAKIEFRKCEVLLLAGKTQKVVVTGQKLINDFKGFFLPELLGDLYGLLSNAFLMLSDYPRMEEAALSSIAIQLQAGNTAGIASCRNTLGVMYEDTGRMALALEQYQQALGLYEKLSDQAGIGGSLVNIGTVLNGLNRAGDSEAAFRRSIDTLEQSIDKVTLGFAYSNYSVLLARQGRRDEMMKCLERSTDIQRQIGDNYGLGFSLSNIAGQQFRSGQWSRAIMTLNETIAMRESIGERLFLAGNYFELGRLLMELGRYDEARLKTERGITLGNEVSHPDISAAGWLQLAELAHRQGNHELMRLHLDQAAGCLPAMAEETRYQLMEAYCRLGQGDAAGARQVINRIQQENESLPPKMGAAFFLLKAQYKCYIDNTDIFNRTDFEQAVISARESAEEGIHVLAGVLFHYGGWLISTGSEAGQVLSEAEGIFHQLGNDFWLEQVAEIRRKSLSGN
- a CDS encoding PEGA domain-containing protein is translated as MNKAFLTLVLCLLFTGGVLAAGKKTTISVMDLNTTSGLSPKEVALLTDKLLNSLVEYRVFEVVERSKRDEILKEQGFQMTGACDQTSCLVEVGQLLGAQKMVGGTIGKLGNVYAVELRMIDIQTGGIDLSFSRNYGKVADLLTAMKEAAEIFSSWKPGAAGQSAKPGGIFVITEPDGAKIIVDGKEHTGLTPNLIYPLSEGLHQLSLVKEGYSLFSTSRLVSIGKVDTVSAPLMSLAGKLKIKTDPAGAKVFLNDKYQGIASEQGLVIEDLTDSLYKIKATKWGYKTYNAILTPTPGRETKIDARMPLRRWKVNFFSGEIMKVTSPNRVDGVIYGAMTITDDDFRKIGSGITGGVGFAINRNFTVGLIYQFRFYPLYSIDKHTSSWEPTTGRHEALNMGFSSHSPVVNLTVTVPWGQLEPYGEVRYGEGKAKCDGKYNCEYLSRPNESSDWTSDSLITKRIGNPDDYKTLQAGGGFLYWLRPDREALRVYCMYSRDSFKNISVPWGESVDPTASGLQFGCGITVNF
- a CDS encoding PEGA domain-containing protein, encoding MKRIAMVLVFLLLQAGLASGQKKTALSVMDLNITSGITQQEAVMLTDKLLNELVQMRRFEVVERSRRDEILKEQGFQMTGACDQSSCLVEAGQLLGAQKMVGGTIGRFGAVYAVELRMIDIGSGKIDQAFSRKYAGDVSNLLDAMREAAEIFSSWKPGAAGQSSKPGGLFVVTEPDGAKIIVDGKEHPGLTPNLVYPLSEGLHQVSLVKEGYSLFSTSRLVSVGKVDTVSAPLMSLAGKLKMKTNPVGARLYLNNKYQGLVNEQGITIEDLTDSLYQIKAAKWGYHSHRAAFSPNPGRETKIDARLFPMRWTFTVSSGGVIGTSPGKTPSPGQDITDADFGCLGPAFMAGLGYNISRHLSVSLMYQFRFSNYAVDKDINLWRDTAQIIRSVDADIATHSALVGVSAAVAWGRFEPYGEARIGVGRAAARQTYADEYLSLQASVMTRDSIISKAYDDAAGYINYQAGGGIKLWLSQRSAVQVNCLYNSEALGGYPNHFYDPAQEVDLKASGLMVSMGHVLHF